In a single window of the Metopolophium dirhodum isolate CAU chromosome 2, ASM1992520v1, whole genome shotgun sequence genome:
- the LOC132938708 gene encoding protein LSM14 homolog car-1 isoform X1, translating to MSMPELGSKISLISKADIRYEGKLFTVDPQECTIALSHVQSFGTEDRPTEFKVPAQSQIYNYILFRGSDIKDIKVITPQIALNDPAIVQLSVPPNTMGGFNANYQSMDELGSVNQVGNSYNPMSGVNLNAGPSHKQASESPLILDPQPVIQQKQPMTAQSDVLDLISGGSRSSTPAQPNVFNGQRNSPTFDQSIQTGNQQSPGNGRGGRNQRNRSTSSSDTRKQVRQQGQNYQRNEQQHYQQRNDQQYQRNDFQHQDNNQHFANRQGGNRNMNGRNWNNHQNNQQQQQQQQQVRRPNPVPNNATGGRSFYNRSTGLPAPSKAQGPRTNSLKFDEDYDFDKANSEFQEIIKKLSRTKIDDGFDDSTEEVTVVNGASSVNGDSIPHLNDGDLVHVKKTHRIESGNETGVVENENEGDDDQKTFYDKSKSFFDTISCEAVERSKGHSQRTDWRTERKLNSETFGVAMARRGQYHRGRGGYYNNNNTNYRANPNAYNNGNNYNNNRQGVNYNYRQQSNNGYMRNNPGNRGYNYRPRATNKQDQRQPNAVSPQRVSVA from the exons ATGAGTATGCCGGAATTGGGAAGTAAGATCAGCCTAATATCAAAGGCGGATATTAGGTACGAGGGTAAACTGTTCACAGTCGACCCACAGGAATGCACCATCGCCTTGTCTCATG TACAATCTTTTGGAACAGAGGATCGTCCAACAGAATTTAAGGTTCCAGCACAAAGTcaaatatacaactatatactATTTCGCGGCTCTgatattaaagatattaaagTTATCACTCCTCAAATAGCTCTCAATGATCCTGCTATTGTACAG ctaTCAGTACCTCCAAATACTATGGGTGGCTTTAATGCTAATTATCAATCTATGGATGAACTAGGTTCAGTCAATCAGGTTGGAAACTCTTATAACCCTATGTCTGGTGTGAACTTAAATGCTGGACCATCACATAAGCAAGCAAGTGAGTCTCCTCTGATTTTAGATCCACAACCAGTAATTCAGCAGAAACAACCGATGACTGCCCAATCTG ATGTCCTAGATTTAATATCTGGTGGTTCCCGTTCATCTACACCAGCACAGCCAAATGTATTTAATGGTCAACGTAATAGCCCAACTTTTGATCAAAGTATTCAAACCGGAAATCAACAAAGTCCAGGAAATGGAAGAGGAGGAAGAAATCAGCGTAACAGATCTACGTCTTCTTCTGATACTCGTAAACAAGTTAGGCAACAAGG gcaAAATTATCAAAGGAACGAACAGCAACATTACCAACAACGTAATGACCAACAATATCAAAGGAACGATTTTCAACATCAGGATAATAATCAACATTTT gctAACCGTCAGGGTGGAAATAGGAATATGAATGGTCGTAATTGGAATAATCACCAAAATAATcagcaacaacagcaacaacaacaacaagttAGAAGACCAAATCCAGTTCCGAACAATGCTACAGGAGGTCgttcattttataataggtctaCTGGTCTTCCAGCTCCTAGTAAAGCACAGGGACCAAGAACAAATTCGTTGAAGTTTGATGAGGATTATGATTTTGATAAGGCAAATAGTGAATTTCAggagattataaaaaaactatctaGAACCAAGATAG ATGATGGTTTTGATGATTCAACCGAAGAAGTAACTGTAGTAAATGGTGCTTCATCAGTTAATGGTGATTCAATACCCCATTTAAATGACGGAGATTTAGTTCATGTAAAAAAAACTCATCGTATTGAAAGCGGAAATGAAACTGGTGTtgtagaaaatgaaaatgaaggaGATGATGATCAAAAGACattttatgataaatccaaatcATTCTTCGACACAATCAGCTGTGAAGCAGTTGAAAGAAGCAAagg acATTCACAAAGAACTGATTGGCGTACGGAACGTAAATTAAATTCAGAGACATTTGGTGTAGCAATGGCAAGGCGTGGTCAATACCACCGTGGCCGTGGgggttattataacaataataacactaaTTACCGTGCCAACCCTAACGCCTACAATAATGGTAACAATTACAACAACAATCGCCAAGGAGTAAATTATAACTACCGTCAACAGTCAAATAATGGATATATGCGTAATAATCCTGGTAACCGTGGCTATAACTACCGACCAAGAGCAACCAACAAACAGGATCAACGCCAACCAAATGCAGTATCTCCTCAACGAGTATCag tagCCTGA
- the LOC132938708 gene encoding protein LSM14 homolog car-1 isoform X2: MSMPELGSKISLISKADIRYEGKLFTVDPQECTIALSHVQSFGTEDRPTEFKVPAQSQIYNYILFRGSDIKDIKVITPQIALNDPAIVQLSVPPNTMGGFNANYQSMDELGSVNQVGNSYNPMSGVNLNAGPSHKQASESPLILDPQPVIQQKQPMTAQSDVLDLISGGSRSSTPAQPNVFNGQRNSPTFDQSIQTGNQQSPGNGRGGRNQRNRSTSSSDTRKQVRQQGQNYQRNEQQHYQQRNDQQYQRNDFQHQDNNQHFANRQGGNRNMNGRNWNNHQNNQQQQQQQQQVRRPNPVPNNATGGRSFYNRSTGLPAPSKAQGPRTNSLKFDEDYDFDKANSEFQEIIKKLSRTKIDDGFDDSTEEVTVVNGASSVNGDSIPHLNDGDLVHVKKTHRIESGNETGVVENENEGDDDQKTFYDKSKSFFDTISCEAVERSKGHSQRTDWRTERKLNSETFGVAMARRGQYHRGRGGYYNNNNTNYRANPNAYNNGNNYNNNRQGVNYNYRQQSNNGYMRNNPGNRGYNYRPRATNKQDQRQPNAVSPQRVSA; encoded by the exons ATGAGTATGCCGGAATTGGGAAGTAAGATCAGCCTAATATCAAAGGCGGATATTAGGTACGAGGGTAAACTGTTCACAGTCGACCCACAGGAATGCACCATCGCCTTGTCTCATG TACAATCTTTTGGAACAGAGGATCGTCCAACAGAATTTAAGGTTCCAGCACAAAGTcaaatatacaactatatactATTTCGCGGCTCTgatattaaagatattaaagTTATCACTCCTCAAATAGCTCTCAATGATCCTGCTATTGTACAG ctaTCAGTACCTCCAAATACTATGGGTGGCTTTAATGCTAATTATCAATCTATGGATGAACTAGGTTCAGTCAATCAGGTTGGAAACTCTTATAACCCTATGTCTGGTGTGAACTTAAATGCTGGACCATCACATAAGCAAGCAAGTGAGTCTCCTCTGATTTTAGATCCACAACCAGTAATTCAGCAGAAACAACCGATGACTGCCCAATCTG ATGTCCTAGATTTAATATCTGGTGGTTCCCGTTCATCTACACCAGCACAGCCAAATGTATTTAATGGTCAACGTAATAGCCCAACTTTTGATCAAAGTATTCAAACCGGAAATCAACAAAGTCCAGGAAATGGAAGAGGAGGAAGAAATCAGCGTAACAGATCTACGTCTTCTTCTGATACTCGTAAACAAGTTAGGCAACAAGG gcaAAATTATCAAAGGAACGAACAGCAACATTACCAACAACGTAATGACCAACAATATCAAAGGAACGATTTTCAACATCAGGATAATAATCAACATTTT gctAACCGTCAGGGTGGAAATAGGAATATGAATGGTCGTAATTGGAATAATCACCAAAATAATcagcaacaacagcaacaacaacaacaagttAGAAGACCAAATCCAGTTCCGAACAATGCTACAGGAGGTCgttcattttataataggtctaCTGGTCTTCCAGCTCCTAGTAAAGCACAGGGACCAAGAACAAATTCGTTGAAGTTTGATGAGGATTATGATTTTGATAAGGCAAATAGTGAATTTCAggagattataaaaaaactatctaGAACCAAGATAG ATGATGGTTTTGATGATTCAACCGAAGAAGTAACTGTAGTAAATGGTGCTTCATCAGTTAATGGTGATTCAATACCCCATTTAAATGACGGAGATTTAGTTCATGTAAAAAAAACTCATCGTATTGAAAGCGGAAATGAAACTGGTGTtgtagaaaatgaaaatgaaggaGATGATGATCAAAAGACattttatgataaatccaaatcATTCTTCGACACAATCAGCTGTGAAGCAGTTGAAAGAAGCAAagg acATTCACAAAGAACTGATTGGCGTACGGAACGTAAATTAAATTCAGAGACATTTGGTGTAGCAATGGCAAGGCGTGGTCAATACCACCGTGGCCGTGGgggttattataacaataataacactaaTTACCGTGCCAACCCTAACGCCTACAATAATGGTAACAATTACAACAACAATCGCCAAGGAGTAAATTATAACTACCGTCAACAGTCAAATAATGGATATATGCGTAATAATCCTGGTAACCGTGGCTATAACTACCGACCAAGAGCAACCAACAAACAGGATCAACGCCAACCAAATGCAGTATCTCCTCAACGAGTATCag CCTGA
- the LOC132938708 gene encoding protein LSM14 homolog car-1 isoform X3 → MSMPELGSKISLISKADIRYEGKLFTVDPQECTIALSHVQSFGTEDRPTEFKVPAQSQIYNYILFRGSDIKDIKVITPQIALNDPAIVQLSVPPNTMGGFNANYQSMDELGSVNQVGNSYNPMSGVNLNAGPSHKQANVLDLISGGSRSSTPAQPNVFNGQRNSPTFDQSIQTGNQQSPGNGRGGRNQRNRSTSSSDTRKQVRQQGQNYQRNEQQHYQQRNDQQYQRNDFQHQDNNQHFANRQGGNRNMNGRNWNNHQNNQQQQQQQQQVRRPNPVPNNATGGRSFYNRSTGLPAPSKAQGPRTNSLKFDEDYDFDKANSEFQEIIKKLSRTKIDDGFDDSTEEVTVVNGASSVNGDSIPHLNDGDLVHVKKTHRIESGNETGVVENENEGDDDQKTFYDKSKSFFDTISCEAVERSKGHSQRTDWRTERKLNSETFGVAMARRGQYHRGRGGYYNNNNTNYRANPNAYNNGNNYNNNRQGVNYNYRQQSNNGYMRNNPGNRGYNYRPRATNKQDQRQPNAVSPQRVSVA, encoded by the exons ATGAGTATGCCGGAATTGGGAAGTAAGATCAGCCTAATATCAAAGGCGGATATTAGGTACGAGGGTAAACTGTTCACAGTCGACCCACAGGAATGCACCATCGCCTTGTCTCATG TACAATCTTTTGGAACAGAGGATCGTCCAACAGAATTTAAGGTTCCAGCACAAAGTcaaatatacaactatatactATTTCGCGGCTCTgatattaaagatattaaagTTATCACTCCTCAAATAGCTCTCAATGATCCTGCTATTGTACAG ctaTCAGTACCTCCAAATACTATGGGTGGCTTTAATGCTAATTATCAATCTATGGATGAACTAGGTTCAGTCAATCAGGTTGGAAACTCTTATAACCCTATGTCTGGTGTGAACTTAAATGCTGGACCATCACATAAGCAAGCAA ATGTCCTAGATTTAATATCTGGTGGTTCCCGTTCATCTACACCAGCACAGCCAAATGTATTTAATGGTCAACGTAATAGCCCAACTTTTGATCAAAGTATTCAAACCGGAAATCAACAAAGTCCAGGAAATGGAAGAGGAGGAAGAAATCAGCGTAACAGATCTACGTCTTCTTCTGATACTCGTAAACAAGTTAGGCAACAAGG gcaAAATTATCAAAGGAACGAACAGCAACATTACCAACAACGTAATGACCAACAATATCAAAGGAACGATTTTCAACATCAGGATAATAATCAACATTTT gctAACCGTCAGGGTGGAAATAGGAATATGAATGGTCGTAATTGGAATAATCACCAAAATAATcagcaacaacagcaacaacaacaacaagttAGAAGACCAAATCCAGTTCCGAACAATGCTACAGGAGGTCgttcattttataataggtctaCTGGTCTTCCAGCTCCTAGTAAAGCACAGGGACCAAGAACAAATTCGTTGAAGTTTGATGAGGATTATGATTTTGATAAGGCAAATAGTGAATTTCAggagattataaaaaaactatctaGAACCAAGATAG ATGATGGTTTTGATGATTCAACCGAAGAAGTAACTGTAGTAAATGGTGCTTCATCAGTTAATGGTGATTCAATACCCCATTTAAATGACGGAGATTTAGTTCATGTAAAAAAAACTCATCGTATTGAAAGCGGAAATGAAACTGGTGTtgtagaaaatgaaaatgaaggaGATGATGATCAAAAGACattttatgataaatccaaatcATTCTTCGACACAATCAGCTGTGAAGCAGTTGAAAGAAGCAAagg acATTCACAAAGAACTGATTGGCGTACGGAACGTAAATTAAATTCAGAGACATTTGGTGTAGCAATGGCAAGGCGTGGTCAATACCACCGTGGCCGTGGgggttattataacaataataacactaaTTACCGTGCCAACCCTAACGCCTACAATAATGGTAACAATTACAACAACAATCGCCAAGGAGTAAATTATAACTACCGTCAACAGTCAAATAATGGATATATGCGTAATAATCCTGGTAACCGTGGCTATAACTACCGACCAAGAGCAACCAACAAACAGGATCAACGCCAACCAAATGCAGTATCTCCTCAACGAGTATCag tagCCTGA
- the LOC132939744 gene encoding inositol polyphosphate 5-phosphatase K-like, whose product MGDLTFYTVTYNVATRSPRQPLEDLLQWNGRTEHQLPDFCLFGFQEIKAQPQNLLLDSVFDDPWTAALRDVLSGYHYVKIRTVKMVGLLLNIFCKRKHVPLLKEMQTSETRTGLLGVWGNKGAVSFSFKIYGATICCVNCHFAAHEEYLKHRINDYHTIIGSQHFGSSRKVILDHDYVFWFGDLNFRLDNSKLKSAEEIARHVNNVNLSLRTATTLPDIWAQDELSSVMQKSKAFKGFFEHLPMFPPTYRYIFGSSSYDLKRRPAWTDRILYKTIDSSNEKCVLEVLSYKYIESIRLSDHRPVYSESSVQISSEGHFNNVDQPVIFQPIKIWQLETENEVNLQIKEYIPYVNDWIGVFQEKYTSLDDYISYVYLPSEIMECDESNDEYRRFDDMTSVCRVKFVPEVFSDGSKRVCLKFSETSVLNPGTYRLIYFSSTNNSVLGVSNPFIATKQTCALNTSHEFGW is encoded by the exons ATGGGCGATTTAAC GTTCTACACCGTTACCTACAACGTTGCCACTAGATCTCCCAGACAACCCCTAGAAGATTTGCTACAATGGAACGGCCGCACGGAACACCAGCTACcagatttttgtttatttgg gttTCAAGAAATCAAGGCTCAACCTCAAAACTTATTACTTGATTCAGTATTTGATGACCCTTGGACAGCAGCTCTTAg ggATGTGTTAAGTGGCTATCATTATGTGAAAATACGTACTGTAAAAATGGTCGGATtgctgttaaatatattttgtaaacgaAAACATGTTCCTCTTTTAAAAGAAATGCAAACTTCAGAAACACGTACTGGACTTTTGGGTGTTTgg ggAAATAAAGGTGCTGtcagttttagttttaaaatttatgggGCAACAATATGCTGTGTGAACTGTCACTTTGCCGCGCAtgaagaatatttaaaacatagaaTTAATGATTATCACACAATCATTGGGAGTCAACATTTTGGTTCATCTAGAAAAGTTATTTTGGATCACGA TTATGTTTTTTGGTTTGGCGATCTCAATTTTCGTTTAGACAATAGTAAACTAAAGTCAGCTGAAGAAATTGCTCGCCACGTTAACAATGTGAATTTATCACTGAGAACTGCAACAACATTACCTGACATCTGGGCCCAAGATGAGTTAAGTTCAGTCATGCAAAAATCAAAAGCTTTTAAAGgattttttgaacatttgccAATGTTTCCGCCTACCTATCGATATATTTTCGGGTCCAGCAGTTATGATCTCAA gaGAAGACCTGCATGGACAGATCGcattttatacaaaacaattGATTCATCAAATGAAAAGTGTGTACTAGAGGTATTATCGTATAAGTACATTGAGTCAATACGATTAAGTGACCATAGACCAGTTTATAGCGAATCCAGTGTTCAA atatctAGTGAAGGACATTTCAACAATGTTGACCAACCTGTAATTTTCCAACCAATAAAGATATGGCAATTAGAAACAGAAAATGAAGTTAATTTGCAGATTAAAGAATATATTCCATATGTGAATGATTGGATAGGAGTATTCCAA GAGAAATATACTAGTCTTGATGACTATATATCGTATGTGTACTTACCTTCAGAGATCATGGAATGTGATGAATCAAATGATGAATATAGACGATTTGATGACATGACATCTGTGTGTAGAGTAAAATTTGTTCCTGAAGTATTTTCAGATGGTTCAAAAAGAGTGTGTTTGAAATTTTCAGAAACTTCAGTGCTCAATCCAGGCACTTATagactaatatattttagtagtaCTAATAATTCAGTGCTCGGAGTATCAAATCCATTTATTGCTACCAAACAAACATGTGCGTTAAATACATCTCATGAATTTGGTTGGTAG